The following is a genomic window from Solidesulfovibrio sp..
GGGCCGACTGCGACGTGGCCGGGACCTCGGAAGAGCTGCTGGCCGCCACCCGCCACGCCCGGTACAACGGCGTGCTTTTCGACGTGCCGACGCTTATCCGCACCAGGGAACTGGACCGGCGGCTGCTGCAATCGTTGGCGGAAATCTACCCTTCGGTGCGCCTGAAGCACGATCCGGCCACGGATGCCATCTACGCCCTGGGGACCGAGGCCGGGCCGGGCAGCCGCGACGGGTTGTCGGTGTTCGTGGCCGCCTGCCGCGATTTTCTGCCTCGGGGGCTGCGTCGCGGGGAGCGGGTGGACGCGCACCTGCCGGCGGTCTTGTGGCGCGCGCCGCCGGACGGCGGCGCGGGCGGCGAGAAAACCTGCACGCTGAATATTTCCTATCTGGGCTGCTTTGTGTTCACGGCGTCGTGCTGGAGCATGAGCGAACCGGCCTGGATCGTGTTTCCGGATGTGACGGCCGAGGCGGCACGGGTGCGGGTGGCCTGGTACGAGCCGTGGGGGGCGCGTCGGGCGGTGCCCGGGGTTGGCCTGGCCTTTCTGGACATTCCGGAGGCATTGTACGGGGAACTCAAGCTCCTGGGCTGCGAGCCGGTGGATTTCGAGGTTGCCAGGTCGGCCAAAGGTCTTTAGGTAGCGCCTTGCGTGGAGGGATGGCCGAGCGGTTTAAGGCGGTGGTCTTGAAAACCATTGACGGGGCGACCCGTCCGGGGGTTCGAATCCCTCTCCCTCCGCCAAATCTTAGTCCAACCAAGTCCGATTCAATCCAAAAAATCAAGAAAATCAGCACGAATCCGGCGAAACATGGTCCGGACTCGTCCACTTTGGTCCATTGACATCCGGACAACTCACCGGATAACAAACCGGACAGCAAATCGAGCGACCGGACAACAGCCGGGCCCGCTCCCTTGCTGGAACACGGGAGGTTATCCGGTATGCCCCTTACCGATGCTGCCGTAAGAAACGCCAAGGCCATGGACAAGACCTTGCGGCTCAAGGATGAGCGCGGCTTGTATTTGGAGGTAAGCCCCAAAGGCGGAAAATGGTGGCGGCTGCGATACTGGCTTGCCAGCAAGGAAAACCGCCTCTCCCTTGGCGTCTATCCTGACGTGTCCCTCAAGGAGGCCAGGGAGCGCCGCGACGAAGCGCGAAAGCTCATCGCCAAGGGCATCGATCCGAGCGCGGCCAGGAAAGAAGAAAAAGCCGAAGCCGCCGCCGAGGCCCTTACATTCGAGCATGTGGCCCGGGAGTGGTACGAACGCTTTAAGCCCAAGTGGTCGCCCTCCCACTCCCTGGATGTGATCCAGCGGCTTGAAAAGAACGTCTTCCCTTCTCTTGGCCCCCTCTCCATCCGCGACATTACCGCCCCCGAACTGTTGACCGCCGTCCGGCTCATTGAAGGACGGGGCGCAGTCAAAAGCGCACGTCGCGTCTTGCAAATGTGCGGACAAGTCTTCCGCTATGCAGTCGCCACGGGACAGGCGGACCGGGACATTGCCGCCGACCTGCGGGGATCATTGCCGCCAGCTAGGGAGAAACACCACGCCAGCATCACCGACCCCAAAGGGGTGGCACAACTGCTGCGCGCGATAGACGGCTATCAGGGCTCTTTTGTGGCACTGTGCGCGTTGCGGATCGCCCCGCTTGTCTTTGTCCGCCCTGGCGAACTGCGTCATGCCGAGTGGTCGGAAATCGACCTCGACAAGGCCGAATGGCGCATCCCTGCCGAGAAAATGAAAATGCGGGAGCAACACATCGTGCCCCTTTCCCGGCAAGCAGTCGCCATCCTGCGGGAACTGCATCCCCTGACCGGAGTCGGGCGCTACGTGTTCCCATCAATCCGGACCTCGGCGCGCCCCATGTCCGAGAACACCGTTTTGGCCGCGCTGCGCCGCATGGGCTACACTAAAGACGAAATGACCGGTCATGGCTTCCGCTCTATGGCCTCTACCCTACTCAATGAGCAGGGGTGGAACCGGGATGCAATCGAGCGCCAGCTTGCCCATGGGGAGAGAAACGCAGTCCGTGCGGCCTATAATTTCGCTGAGCATCTTCCCGAGCGCCGCCGTATGATGCAGGCGTGGAGCGACTACTTGGACACGCTCAAGGCCGGGGCAAAGGTGACGCCGATCCATGCCACGGCAGGCGACTAGGGGAGATGCCATGGCCTACACGGAATCCGACCATAAGCGGCAAGGGACGCGCCGGGCGCGCTGCGCCTCATGCAAATGGTGGTTCGCCAGCACATGCCGCAAGCGCTCTCCGTGGATTGTTGCCGGGCAAGTAGCCGGCGGCCAGGGCTTCGACGGGATATGGCCCCATACCCCTTCCGATTCATGGTGCGGCGATTTTGCTTTCGGCCAGGAAACTTGATCCCTTGCCCTGGTGACAGGTGCAGAGCCAAACGAGCAATTGCGGGCGTAAACGATACTTCCAGGGCCTAGCCGGGGCCTCATGAACCCTGGCGAAAAGCCGCGTCCCTGGCGGCCGGCCCTGGTTTAATACAGGGAGGTAAGCCGAGGGGGCTTAGTATGAAAAAAAGGAACTTTCTGAGTTATGAAGACCTAGACCGATACTATCCGTTTATTGCTGCCATGGAAAAAAGTCTAGGGCTAAAAGACAATTTTCTTGTTGAGAATATCAGTAAAAAAAGGATTGAGGCGATTCACCCGGGTGGAGATACTGATTTTGATATAGGCTTATTCCTGAAAGTTTTGCGATTCAGAAGATCTTCTTTCGATGCATTTTTTACAAAACTTTTCCAGACTTTAATCAATAAAATAACTGACAGACCAAAGATAGGGGGGATGTCTTTCGACGAAGAAAGAGAAGGTGATGATAATTCGAAAAAAGACAAATTAACATTCGAAGCGATGATAGAATGGCTTAAAATTGACGAAGAACCAAGCACAACAAATAGCATGGAAGAATGGCTTATTGATAAATACACCAAGCCAATAACATATATATATCAAAGCGAACAACATAGAGGCCGCAAACAAAAGCTAAGTGACATGGAGTGCTTGAGGTTATACCGACTCCACTACAGTGGTGACAGACCTTCAATTGCGAAAATTGCCAATGAATACAATTGGAAAGATTCACCCTATATGGACACGACGTCAGATAATACTAAACGAGACAGAATTAAGAAGGCCATCATTCGTGGCCGTGCACAGACCCCACCGAGAGACCGCCCATTGTCAGACAAGACGGGCCGGGACTGATCGCTTGGTGGGTAATCTAAAGCCGCCACAATTTCCCACCAGTATTTCCCACCAGCCACTTCATTGTAACTGCCTGAAGTAGCTTTTAATATTTCTTTTGCATTTGTAAAAAAGACTTTGATTCCCACCAGTTGGTGCGCGTCATCCTTGGACCAATCAAGACCAAGGAGGCCGCAAATGCACGGCAACATCCCCTTTCCCACTTCAGGTTTCGTCCGGGTCAAGCAAATCATAGGCAACCGCAAGGCCGGTGAGGTCGGCCCCATCCCCATTTCCCGGTCGGCGTGGTGGGCAGGCGTCAAAGACGGCCGCTATCCCCAACCGGTGAAACTAGGACCCCGGACGACAGCATGGCGAGCCGAGGACATCAACGCCCTGATCGAAAGGTTGGGTGCGTAACATGGACGCTAAACGAATGCGCCCCCCGGTTCTGGCAAACCGAAGGGGCGCGGAAATTGAGGCGGGTGACAACTCCTCATTGCCAGCCCTGGCCCCCACCGTCAACTTGGAATCCCCACGCCTTTGGTCGGTCTTCCGGCGTTACGCCAGGAATCATCGGCGCATTGCCCGGCTTATTGCTGAAAACGAGGGGCTGCTTGAACGCCTGCGGCAAATCCAGGGGGTGACCTCATGACCGCCGTCAAGCTGGCCCTGGCTTTGTGGGCGCGTGATGGCATCATTTCCTTGGTCGTCCTGGCTGGCTGGCCCCGGTGGGCGTGGGCGCATCGGGCCGTGGATCGCTGCCAGGTCGCGGCCGAGGCCCTGCGGGAACGGCAGGAGGAGGTGAGCGGGTGATCGACTTCAAATCCATCAACGCCGCCGCCCTCCCACACCTGGGTGACCTCTTGCCCCGCTGGCTGCCCGGTGGGCACGCCGAAGCCGGGGAATACGTCTGCGCCTCTCTCGAAGGTGGCCAGGGCCGATCCTGCTCCGTGAACTTGGACACGGGGGCATGGGGCGATTTTTCCACCGATGCCAAGGGTGGCGACCCTATATCCCTGTGGGCTGCTATCCGGGGCATCAAGCAAGGCGAGGCCGCCCGCGAACTGGCCCGGGACCTCGGCCTTGAGGTGGATAGGCCGGCCAGGAACAACCGCCGCCGCGTTGTCGCCGCCTATGACTACCTCGGCCCGGACGGTCAGATGGTCTTTCAGGTCACGCGGTGGGAGCCGAAGACCTTCACGCAACGCCGCCCGGACGGGAACGGCGGGTGGATTCCCAGCGTCAAGGGTATCGAGCTCGTGCCTTACCGCCTGCCGGAGATCATCCAGGCGAAGGCCGTCTTTATCGTCGAGGGCGAGAAGGACGCCGATGCCCTGGCCGCCCTTGGCCTGGCTGCGACCTGCAACGCCCAAGGCGCCGGCAAATGGCGGCCCGAGTATAACCGCCACTTTGCCGGCAAGCGCGTGTGCATCCTGCCCGACAACGACGACCCCGGACGAAAGCACGCCCGCGACGTGGCCCGACAACTTCACGGTCTGGCCGAGGTGGTCAAGGTCATTGAGTTGCCTGGCCTGCCGCCCAAGGGCGACGTGTCTGACTGGCTGGCCGCCGGCGGTACGCGGGAAAGCCTCGTGGAGAAGGTGAAGGCCGCGCCCGCATGGGAACCGTCCGCAGAGGCCCCCAGCGACCAGGAGACGGCCGGGGATGCTCTGGACAAGGGAAAGCCCATCCGCCTCATCAACGGGGCCATGAGCGAGGCTGTGGACGCCTGCGAAGCCATCCTTGCCCGGCCCGACCTCCCGACCGAATACCGGACCTTTCAGCGAGGCGGCCAGCTTGTGCGCGTGGCGACCCTGCCGGCATCCGCCATGGCTGACGGCGTTTCGCGCCCGGCCGGGGCCGTGGTCATCATGGAAGCGCAAAAGGCGTTCCTTATGGACGTTCTCGGCCGCTTCGCCAGCTTCGAGAAATTCAACGTCAGGGACGATGCCTGGAAACCTGCGAACCCGCCCAAGGAGTTGGCCGAAACCATCCAAGCCCGTGCCGGCTTGTGGCCCGTGTCGGCGCTGCGGGGCGTTGTCGCCTGTCCGACCATGCGGGCCGATGGCTCGTTGCTCCTGGTGCCAGGCTATGACGCCGCCAGCGGCTATTTCATGGCCCATGGGCTGGCCGTCGAGGTCTTGGACACGCCCAGGGTGGCCGATGCCCGCGCCGCACTTGAGGCCCTGGCGGACTTGCTGGCCGGCTTCGCCTTCGTGGAACCGCTCGACTGTTCCGTGGCCCTGGCCTTGATCCTGACGGCGGTTGCCCGGCCGGCCTTGGCCTCCGTGCCCGTCTTCGCCATCACGGCCCCGGTGCGCGGATCGGGCAAGAGCACGCTACTCGACATCGCCGCAGTCATCGCCACGGGCCGGCGGTCGGCTGTCCTCTCGGCCACCTCCGACCACGCCGAGCTCGACAAGCGCCTTGTCGGCTGCCTGCTGTCCGGGGACGCAATCGTGAACCTGGACAACATCAACGGCAACCTGCGGTCGGACCTCCTGTGCCAGGCCACAACCTCCGAAGCCGTGAAGGTGCGCCCCTTGGGGGCCTCCTCCCAGGTGGAAATCCCCAACACGGCCCTTTGGAGCGCCAACGGCAACAACCTCGCCTTGTCGGGCGACCTTTCGCGCCGGGCGGTCCTGTGCCGCCTCGACCCAGGCATGGAGCGTCCCGAGGAACGGAGCTTTGCCTTCGACCCTGTGGCCAGGGCCATGGAGCGCCGTGCCGAGTATGTGGCAGCCGCCCTGACCGTCATGCGGGCCTATGTCGCCGCCGGTCGGCCGGGCCTCGACCTCGCGCCGTTTGGGAGCTTTGAGCGGTGGTCGGCCATGGTCCGCGCCGCCATGGTTTGGGCCGGGGCTGCTGACCCCTGCGAGAGCCGCGCCGCCGTCATGGAAGATGACCCCGAGGCCGCCATGCTTCGCTCCCTGGTGACCGCCTGGTGGGACCGCTTTGGCCGAACCCCCAGAACGGTCAAGGAGATCGTCCGGGCCGGCGAGGAAGACGACAGCCCGCTTGCTGAGGTCCTGCACGACATCGCCGGGGAAGGCCGAGCTATCAATACCCGTCGTCTGGGGTGGTGGCTGCGCCGGCAAGCTGGCCGCATCGTTAACGGCTTGAAGTTGGTTCAATACGGTTCTGTCTCCGGTGTGGCCCAATGGAAGATACTGCCCCGGGGTATGTAGTGGTTTTTATGGGTTTCATGGGTTCTCTATATCTAACGCGGGAAATTTCGCAGTGAGTGAACGTCTGCGAAAATACTATGAGTGGCTTAGCAAAACCCACGGAACCAACCAAAACCCACGACGCCGACAATCAGAGTTTTCTACCTGAGAGGAAATGTCATGCCCAGGACTGAAATAAATGACGCTATGTCCCGCCCCGTCCACATGCCGTCCATGACCGAGGCCGAGCTTGAGGCCGAGCTTGAGGCCGAGGCCATCCGGGAACTTGAGCGCATAGAACGGGCACTCAATGCCAAGCGGTCGAACTACAGGCCCAAGCGCCGGGGACGGTATGAAAATCGTGGTTGATACCAGGGAGCAACGCCCGTTTCCCTTCGCCAAGTATGAGGCCGACGTGGAGCGCGCCGCCCTGCCGACTGCCGACTATTCCTTGCCGGGCTTCGAGGATCGGGTGGGCATCGAGCGCAAGGAGCTTGGCGACCTTGTGGGCTGCCTCATGGGGGCCAATCGGGAACGCTTCGAAAAGGAGCTTCGCCGCCTGTCTGCCTATGACCTCAAGGCCGTGGTCATCGAAGCGTCCATGCGCGACGTGGCCGATGGGCTTTACCGTTCGGAGATGAAACCGCACGCCGTGCTTCAATCGGTCCTCGCCTTCCAGGTGCGCTACGCCGTTCCCTTCCTGTGGTGCGGCGACCGATCCGGCGCGGAGTACACGACCTTTTGGCTCTTGGCGAAGTACGCCCGCGAGATCGAGGAGCGCATGAAGGCCCTGACCAAAGCCCAGGCCAAGGCAAACGCCCCTCCCCCCTCCCGGGTGAGGTTGACGGCGGCGTGACCCGAGCCGGCGACCGGATGAGATCACGGGTCCTTCTGAGGGGTTTTCAAAGCGGATACACGGAGCCGCAACATTCCGCTAGGCACACAAATTTTAAAATAAGGAATAATCATGACCACTTCCAACAAGCTCTTGACCCAAACCGCTTTCGCCAAGTCCGTTGGCGTCGGGCAGTCGTGGATTTCCAAGCTCGTGAAGGCCGGCAAACTGCCCACCATCGGGGGCATGATCGACCCGGCCAAGGCCGCCCCCATCATGGCGAAGCTCAAACGCCAGCCGTCGCCGCACAAGGAGGAACTGCGCTACCAGAACGCCCGCCTTGCCCAGGCCCGCGCCGATGCCCAGGAGATCAAAAACAAGGTCACGCGGGGCGAACTGCTGGACGGGCGGGATGCTGCGGACGTGTTTGGCAACCGGCTGGGGAACTTCCGTAATAAGCTCCTGTCCTTGCCCAACCGGGTGGCCCCGTTGCTGGCGGGCGTGAAGACCGCCGAGGAAGCCACGGCGATTATCAATCAGGAAATGACTCATGCCCTGGAAGAACTCGGGACGCCTGACGGGGTGGTTACTGAGATCCTCGCCCGTAGTGCACAGGCCCGGCAGGAAAGGAGGGGGGCGAGGCAGTAGTCCGTTCCCACCTGCGACACCCTGGTGGCCTGTTCCTCGCGGAGCGGGCCGCTTTTTGTTGCCGTAATGGTCGGCTGGACGCCGCCGTGGCTGTGACCTCGGCTGACCTCCCCCTTGGGGACCATCCCAGCCCGTGGCATCCTTCGACCATGCCGACCCCGTTTGACCCGCTGGCGTGGCTGGCCAGCAAGAGCACCGAGGCGTTCCTTGATCCTGCCGGGCAAGTGCGTCTCCGCTTCGGGCAATTTGTCCACAAGGAGGACCGGGCGCGCATCCGCCGCGTGATCGAGCGTTGGTATCTGCCCGTGCTGCGGCTGCAACTGGACGTGGAACCCGGAACGCGGCCGAGGTCGGTCTACCAGCTGTTGGCGAGTGGGAAGCTCAAGATCGTGGAAGGGCGGTATCGGGAGGTGGAAAAGAAGGGATGGGGACAATTTTCGGATATATAACGTATTGCGGATGATTTAGTCTATTTTCCTGACGGGAAGTTTTTCTCTCTCCTCACAAAACTTTTCAAATATGCTCGCAATATCCTTTTCAAGGCCAAGATGAAATTTTTTTGCAATGCACTCAATAGCTACAATCATTGGCTGAATAAGCAAAGCTAGCATCCAGTTTGCATTTTTTTGCTCAGGGCCAAGTCTTAATTCGGCAACATTTTCATCTTTATCAAGAGCAAGTCTTCCTCCAAGACTTCGAAGTGATGGATGGGTATTTATTGTACTCAAATGAGGATAGAGAAGGTCATACATATCCTGAAGGCTAGCCTTGGACGCTGCTTCGCAATAATTTAATTTCGCCCGGTCTGCTTCTTTATATTTTTCGAGTTCCTGTTGGTACAAGCGCAAATACCTGTCTGCATTCGAGTCGTCCAACTCCCCATTTGCTTCAAGCCTCGTTGTGTATTGTAAATATCTTTTGTAAACATTTTCAACAGCGGTTGCGTCAGTACGTTTGTACGTTTCAAGGTATTTATTGTCGTCTATGCAGGCTTTCAGTACAAATAAAGTCTCAAGCAAGCTTCTAATTATAGTGCCTGCGTCCTGGATATAGCCATTTGATATAAGTAGTTTGGCTGACGAAAATGAATTAACTATTCTATAAAATAGTGCATAAAAGAGAAGGTGGTCTGTGTTTGTTTTGTCGATTTTTGCAAGCTCAGTAATTCGCGTAATAATCATCGATATAAGGCTGCATGTACTAAGCAACTCAGTATTATTATGCGCTATATTACGCATTACTTCTTTGTCGATCATATAGAGGTCTCCAAAGATTATTTCAAGGTATTAGACAAGCCGTCCTATTCATGCAAGCAATCACTAAGAATGATATGAGAATACTACGTCTATAATCTCAGCCACCTAGCCTTCCTCGTACAAGTCCTTCGTCTTGACCCCAAGTGCCCCGGCGATGGTGGCGAGAGTTCTAAGCGAACAGCTTTCAATCCGCTGGTCACGCGCCCGCATGACTGTTTCGTTCGAAAGCCCTGTCAGAGTCATCATGCCTGCGACAGTCACATTCTTTTCGGTCATTATTGGCTTGACCTTGCTAGTGATCGTTTGCTTTGAGCTCATACGTACCGATATTTCGAGATTTGCCTTGACCTGTCTATACCGAAATTTTAGAGTGTCGCCAACAAACGTTTTCCCAAAAAGGCAGCCCGGCAAGGAGTCGTCACCTCCCAGCCGGGCTTGACCAACCCGCAACCTTTCAAGGAGGTTTCGAGCATGGCTGAGCATCCGCTTACCCTGTCCCACGTCCGCGTTCAATCCCAACCCCACGCCCTCGCCGCCGTCCGCGCCTGGGTGGCCCTAAAAGCCGCCTGTGGCCATTCCCGCCCGTTCTTCGGCCCCGGCCCGGCCTCGCTGCCCGTGGAGCCCTCCGCGCTGATTTGCCCGGTTCTTGTGGGCGAGGAGTTGCGCCATGGATAATGCCATCGAGCACGCCACTCCCTACCAGGTTACGGCGGAAGAACTCGTGAAGGACCTCGACACACTGTTGGAAACCGTCCGGGGCATCGCCTGCCGGCTCGAATTCATCGGGACCGGCTTGGCCCTGGACAATCCCAACATCAAGGGCGCGTCCCTTGCCCTGGTTGACACGGAAATGAAGGTCCTGGACCTTGTCGAGGATTTGGAGCGGATGGCCGCTAGCGCCAGCGAACTGGCCGGCGCCACGGCAGAGACGGACGGTGGGGATGTGCGGTCATGAGCGTCAAGACCCTGGTGCGCAAGGCGGCTTTCAAGGCCATGGGTTGCGTGGAAATCCCTTTTGGCGGCAAGGTGGGTCTGACTCCCGAGCAAGAGCGGGCTGCAGCCGTCCGGGTAGGGCTGCGGCCCTTGTGGCTCACCAACGATCCGCGCCACTCGCACCTTTACGTCATGCACTTCAACGGCGACCGGGACGCCACTCCCGAGGAGGCGGCCGACTGGCTTCAAATTGACCTGGAACGCATGGAACGCGCCGGCCTGACCCTTGCCGAGCCGGGCGACCCTGACGGCTTCCTGGCGAAGTGGAAGGGACGGGCCAGGGAGCGGGAGCGCATCAAGAGTGAGAAGGAAGCGCGCGAGGTGGTGCAGGCGTAAGACCGACCTCGGCAACCTGATCATGGGCGGCCTGCTTCTTCGGAGGTGGGCCGCTTTTCCATTTTTTTCCACGGAATGTTCCGCGTTTTTCCGCCGCAAACAATACCA
Proteins encoded in this region:
- a CDS encoding PilZ domain-containing protein, which codes for MRMLLVVRDGRARDRFIEELAALGADCDVAGTSEELLAATRHARYNGVLFDVPTLIRTRELDRRLLQSLAEIYPSVRLKHDPATDAIYALGTEAGPGSRDGLSVFVAACRDFLPRGLRRGERVDAHLPAVLWRAPPDGGAGGEKTCTLNISYLGCFVFTASCWSMSEPAWIVFPDVTAEAARVRVAWYEPWGARRAVPGVGLAFLDIPEALYGELKLLGCEPVDFEVARSAKGL
- a CDS encoding phage integrase central domain-containing protein, whose amino-acid sequence is MPLTDAAVRNAKAMDKTLRLKDERGLYLEVSPKGGKWWRLRYWLASKENRLSLGVYPDVSLKEARERRDEARKLIAKGIDPSAARKEEKAEAAAEALTFEHVAREWYERFKPKWSPSHSLDVIQRLEKNVFPSLGPLSIRDITAPELLTAVRLIEGRGAVKSARRVLQMCGQVFRYAVATGQADRDIAADLRGSLPPAREKHHASITDPKGVAQLLRAIDGYQGSFVALCALRIAPLVFVRPGELRHAEWSEIDLDKAEWRIPAEKMKMREQHIVPLSRQAVAILRELHPLTGVGRYVFPSIRTSARPMSENTVLAALRRMGYTKDEMTGHGFRSMASTLLNEQGWNRDAIERQLAHGERNAVRAAYNFAEHLPERRRMMQAWSDYLDTLKAGAKVTPIHATAGD
- a CDS encoding AlpA family phage regulatory protein — translated: MHGNIPFPTSGFVRVKQIIGNRKAGEVGPIPISRSAWWAGVKDGRYPQPVKLGPRTTAWRAEDINALIERLGA
- a CDS encoding ERCC4 domain-containing protein translates to MKIVVDTREQRPFPFAKYEADVERAALPTADYSLPGFEDRVGIERKELGDLVGCLMGANRERFEKELRRLSAYDLKAVVIEASMRDVADGLYRSEMKPHAVLQSVLAFQVRYAVPFLWCGDRSGAEYTTFWLLAKYAREIEERMKALTKAQAKANAPPPSRVRLTAA
- a CDS encoding DUF5677 domain-containing protein, translating into MIDKEVMRNIAHNNTELLSTCSLISMIITRITELAKIDKTNTDHLLFYALFYRIVNSFSSAKLLISNGYIQDAGTIIRSLLETLFVLKACIDDNKYLETYKRTDATAVENVYKRYLQYTTRLEANGELDDSNADRYLRLYQQELEKYKEADRAKLNYCEAASKASLQDMYDLLYPHLSTINTHPSLRSLGGRLALDKDENVAELRLGPEQKNANWMLALLIQPMIVAIECIAKKFHLGLEKDIASIFEKFCEEREKLPVRKID
- a CDS encoding helix-turn-helix transcriptional regulator; this encodes MLSHARNLLERLRVGQARLGGDDSLPGCLFGKTFVGDTLKFRYRQVKANLEISVRMSSKQTITSKVKPIMTEKNVTVAGMMTLTGLSNETVMRARDQRIESCSLRTLATIAGALGVKTKDLYEEG